The Halomonas sp. 7T genome contains a region encoding:
- a CDS encoding crotonase/enoyl-CoA hydratase family protein has protein sequence MHQTFNERVTLSFADHVAEVALSRPDHLNGLDWAMIDGLLAAQQHLAELAGLRAVILRGDGDSFCAGLDMASIMGEAERLPTLLAPDATGVNPVQRLALGWREAGVPVVAALHGHVYGGGLQIALGADIRILHPGARLGLLEIDWGIIPDMAISVTGEWLRQDVLYELAISGRKVSGDEAYQLGLGTRLSETPLATARETAALIASRSPQAVAAARELFTRGPALDLRDRLALEAHLQRQLLASAEQREAVSARMERRAPRFD, from the coding sequence ATGCATCAAACCTTCAATGAGCGCGTGACGCTGTCGTTTGCCGACCATGTGGCGGAGGTGGCGTTGTCGAGACCCGATCACCTCAACGGCTTGGATTGGGCCATGATCGACGGTCTACTGGCGGCACAGCAGCACCTAGCCGAGCTTGCGGGGTTACGTGCTGTGATCTTGCGCGGCGATGGCGACAGCTTTTGCGCCGGTCTTGATATGGCGTCGATCATGGGTGAGGCAGAGCGGTTGCCTACTCTGCTGGCACCCGACGCTACGGGTGTCAATCCGGTTCAGCGTCTGGCCCTGGGGTGGCGTGAGGCGGGTGTCCCCGTGGTGGCTGCCCTGCACGGGCATGTCTACGGTGGCGGCCTGCAGATAGCCCTGGGCGCCGATATACGCATTCTCCACCCGGGCGCACGTCTGGGGCTGCTGGAGATTGATTGGGGCATCATCCCCGATATGGCAATAAGCGTGACCGGAGAGTGGCTGCGTCAGGATGTGCTGTATGAACTGGCGATCAGCGGGCGCAAGGTGTCAGGAGATGAGGCTTACCAGCTTGGGCTTGGCACTCGCCTGAGCGAAACGCCGCTGGCGACGGCGCGGGAGACCGCCGCGCTAATTGCGTCACGCTCGCCTCAAGCCGTAGCGGCGGCGCGTGAGCTATTTACCCGTGGTCCAGCCTTGGATCTCCGTGATCGGCTGGCGCTTGAAGCCCATTTGCAGCGGCAGCTATTGGCCAGCGCTGAGCAGCGCGAGGCGGTGAGCGCACGCATGGAGCGTCGCGCGCCGCGTTTTGACTAA
- the purL gene encoding phosphoribosylformylglycinamidine synthase, protein MLELRGAPALSAFRHERLLTVLRERVPEVEALSAHYVHFIDHHEELDNAAQERLAQLLDYGSHESQDAPENAQRFLVVPRLGTQSPWSSKATDIAHNCGLGQISRIERGIDYRVGLRGEASADTLQAIAALLHDRMIETVLDDVADAAKLFAHHTPAPLGSVDVLDGGRDALVTANRELGLALADDEIDYLVAAFIELGRNPSDVELMMFAQANSEHCRHKIFNADWVIDGEAQPYSLFKMIKNTFATSPDNVLSAYSDNAAVIKGSHGGRFFPTPLTGADDERASYDAHQEPIHILMKVETHNHPTAIAPFPGAATGSGGEIRDEGATGIGGKPKAGLSGFTVSNLRIPEFVQPWEAFDYGKPERMQSALNIMLDGPIGGAAFNNEFGRPNLTGYFRTYEQDTLSEGGIERRGFHKPIMLAGGYGNIRAQHVQKGEIPVGGKLIVMGGPAMLIGLGGGAASSMASGVSSADLDFASVQRENPEIERRAQEVIDRCWTLGLQNPIRFIHDVGAGGLSNALPELVKDGNRGGLFNLRAVPNAEPGMSPLEIWCNEAQERYVLAVAPEDLETFDALCKRERCPYAVVGEALEHHHLEVRDGHFDTKPVDLPMSVLFGKAPKMTRTFERQTLELSGVMLDNLDLREALDRVLRLPAVASKSFLITIGDRSITGQVARDQMVGPWQVPVADVAVTTASFDTHAGEAMAMGERPPVALINPAASARLAVAEAITNLAAAPIAKLSDIKLSANWMSAADHPGENQALYDAVHAVGMELCPALGIAIPVGKDSMSMRTAWQEGDDAEEKSITSPLSLVVTGFAPVTDALATLTPQINLEQEESDLILIDLGNGQNRLGGSALAQVYGQVGNDCPDVDDPEDLKAFFEVIQGLNRDGKLLAYHDRSDGGLLVTLLEMAFAAHAGLEIKLDWLIDEPVEAFNALFSEELGAVIQVNRADTEEVLTQFAMAGIETCGVIARPRYDDQVRVTLFEEPLLETTRQLTQRTWAETSYRMQALRDNPECAKNEFDNLLDVRDPGLSAAPSFDINDDISAPYINTTKPAVAVLREQGVNGQVEMAWAFHKAGFDAVDVHMSDILEGRVSLEEFKGLVACGGFSYGDVLGAGGGWAKSVLFNERAREQFAAFFSRDDSFSLGVCNGCQMLSQLKSLIPGAEEWPAFVRNESEQFEARVAMARVEKSPSILLAGMEGSKLPIAVAHGEGRAEFRDTAHLRTMQSSSQIALRYIDNYGQVTTRYPANPNGSPSGITGLTTPDGRVTIMMPHPERVTRAVTNSWRPAEWTEDGAWLRLFRNARVWLG, encoded by the coding sequence ATGCTCGAACTGCGAGGCGCACCCGCCCTTTCTGCCTTCCGCCATGAACGGCTGCTAACGGTGTTGCGTGAACGTGTTCCGGAGGTGGAGGCGCTATCCGCCCATTACGTCCACTTCATTGATCACCACGAAGAGCTCGATAACGCCGCTCAAGAGCGTTTAGCTCAGCTGCTCGACTATGGTAGCCACGAAAGCCAAGACGCCCCGGAAAACGCCCAGCGTTTTCTGGTGGTGCCGCGCTTAGGCACTCAGTCTCCCTGGTCCTCTAAAGCAACCGATATCGCCCATAACTGTGGGCTGGGTCAAATTAGCCGCATCGAGCGCGGGATTGATTATCGGGTAGGGCTGCGTGGAGAGGCTAGCGCCGACACCCTGCAGGCCATCGCCGCACTGCTGCATGATCGCATGATTGAAACCGTGCTGGATGATGTGGCTGATGCCGCCAAACTGTTTGCCCACCATACTCCTGCACCGCTGGGCAGTGTGGATGTTTTAGACGGTGGCCGCGACGCCCTCGTGACGGCGAACCGTGAGCTGGGCCTGGCGCTGGCGGACGATGAGATTGATTACTTGGTGGCTGCGTTTATTGAGCTTGGCCGCAACCCCAGCGATGTCGAGCTGATGATGTTTGCCCAAGCAAACTCGGAGCACTGCCGCCATAAAATCTTTAACGCGGACTGGGTGATTGATGGCGAAGCGCAACCCTATTCGCTGTTTAAGATGATTAAGAACACCTTCGCGACGTCGCCGGATAACGTGCTTTCCGCTTACAGCGACAACGCGGCGGTGATTAAGGGCAGCCACGGCGGACGTTTCTTTCCCACGCCGTTGACAGGTGCCGATGACGAGCGCGCCAGCTACGACGCCCACCAAGAACCCATCCATATTCTGATGAAGGTGGAGACCCACAACCACCCCACGGCAATTGCGCCGTTCCCCGGTGCCGCTACAGGCTCCGGCGGTGAAATTCGTGATGAAGGGGCCACTGGCATCGGCGGCAAGCCCAAAGCAGGCCTATCAGGCTTTACCGTGTCTAACCTGCGGATTCCTGAATTTGTTCAGCCCTGGGAAGCCTTTGATTACGGCAAGCCCGAGCGTATGCAGTCGGCGCTGAACATCATGCTGGATGGCCCGATTGGCGGCGCCGCGTTTAACAACGAGTTTGGCCGCCCCAACCTAACCGGCTACTTCCGCACCTACGAGCAGGATACGCTGAGTGAGGGTGGCATCGAGCGTCGTGGTTTCCATAAGCCGATTATGCTGGCCGGTGGCTATGGCAATATTCGCGCGCAGCACGTGCAAAAGGGCGAGATTCCCGTTGGCGGTAAGCTGATTGTCATGGGCGGTCCGGCGATGCTGATTGGGTTGGGCGGCGGTGCGGCATCCAGCATGGCATCAGGTGTTTCAAGTGCCGATTTGGACTTTGCCTCGGTGCAGCGGGAAAACCCCGAGATTGAGCGTCGTGCGCAAGAGGTGATCGACCGCTGCTGGACGCTGGGCCTACAAAACCCCATCCGCTTTATTCACGATGTAGGTGCAGGCGGGCTGTCCAACGCGCTGCCAGAGCTGGTCAAAGACGGCAATCGTGGTGGCCTGTTCAACCTGCGCGCCGTGCCCAACGCTGAACCCGGCATGAGCCCGCTGGAAATCTGGTGTAACGAAGCCCAGGAACGCTATGTACTGGCGGTGGCGCCGGAAGATTTAGAGACCTTCGACGCGCTGTGTAAGCGCGAGCGCTGCCCCTACGCGGTGGTAGGTGAAGCCCTGGAGCATCATCATCTGGAAGTGCGTGACGGTCATTTTGACACCAAGCCTGTCGATTTGCCGATGAGCGTACTGTTTGGTAAAGCGCCTAAGATGACCCGCACGTTTGAGCGCCAAACGCTTGAGCTTTCCGGTGTGATGCTCGACAACTTAGACCTTCGTGAAGCGCTTGATCGCGTGCTGAGGTTGCCCGCGGTAGCGTCTAAAAGCTTCTTGATTACCATTGGCGACCGCTCGATTACTGGTCAAGTGGCCCGTGATCAGATGGTGGGCCCCTGGCAGGTGCCCGTGGCAGACGTGGCGGTGACCACCGCAAGCTTCGACACCCATGCCGGTGAAGCGATGGCCATGGGCGAGCGCCCGCCGGTCGCGCTGATTAACCCTGCGGCCAGTGCCCGTTTGGCCGTTGCCGAAGCGATTACCAACTTAGCCGCCGCGCCCATTGCCAAGCTCTCGGATATTAAGCTCTCGGCTAACTGGATGAGCGCCGCCGATCACCCCGGTGAAAACCAAGCGCTTTATGACGCTGTACACGCAGTGGGAATGGAGCTCTGTCCGGCGCTCGGCATTGCCATACCGGTGGGCAAGGACTCCATGTCCATGCGCACCGCATGGCAAGAAGGCGACGACGCTGAAGAGAAGAGCATCACCTCGCCGCTCTCCCTGGTGGTGACCGGGTTTGCGCCGGTAACCGATGCGCTAGCGACGCTGACGCCGCAGATCAACCTGGAGCAAGAGGAGTCTGACCTGATTCTGATTGATCTGGGTAACGGTCAAAACCGCTTAGGTGGCTCGGCGCTGGCGCAGGTATATGGCCAGGTAGGCAACGACTGCCCGGATGTAGACGACCCCGAAGACCTGAAAGCGTTTTTTGAAGTTATTCAAGGCCTAAACCGTGATGGCAAGCTGTTGGCCTATCACGACCGCAGTGACGGTGGCCTGCTGGTGACGCTGCTGGAAATGGCCTTTGCCGCCCACGCCGGTCTTGAGATCAAACTCGATTGGCTGATTGATGAGCCGGTAGAAGCTTTTAACGCGCTGTTCTCAGAAGAGCTGGGCGCGGTGATTCAGGTGAACCGGGCCGACACTGAAGAAGTGCTAACCCAATTTGCTATGGCAGGGATCGAGACCTGTGGCGTTATTGCGCGCCCGCGCTACGACGACCAGGTACGCGTGACGCTGTTTGAAGAGCCGCTGTTGGAAACCACGCGCCAGCTGACTCAGCGCACCTGGGCGGAAACCAGCTACCGCATGCAGGCGCTGCGGGACAATCCCGAGTGCGCCAAAAACGAATTCGATAACCTGCTCGACGTGCGCGATCCTGGCCTGAGTGCCGCGCCCAGCTTTGATATTAATGACGACATCAGCGCGCCGTATATCAATACGACGAAGCCAGCAGTGGCCGTCCTGCGCGAACAGGGCGTTAATGGTCAGGTCGAGATGGCTTGGGCGTTCCATAAAGCGGGCTTCGACGCGGTGGATGTGCACATGAGCGACATCCTGGAAGGCCGTGTCTCCCTGGAGGAGTTCAAAGGGCTAGTCGCCTGTGGCGGTTTCTCCTACGGCGATGTGCTAGGTGCCGGCGGCGGCTGGGCGAAGTCGGTGCTGTTTAACGAGCGCGCCCGCGAGCAGTTTGCCGCGTTCTTCTCCCGCGACGATAGTTTCTCCCTGGGTGTGTGTAACGGCTGCCAGATGCTCTCGCAGCTGAAGTCTCTCATTCCAGGGGCCGAAGAGTGGCCTGCGTTTGTACGCAACGAGTCCGAGCAGTTCGAAGCTCGCGTGGCCATGGCGCGGGTAGAGAAAAGCCCCTCGATTCTGTTAGCGGGTATGGAAGGCTCCAAGCTGCCGATTGCCGTGGCCCACGGTGAAGGCCGCGCCGAGTTCCGTGATACAGCGCACCTTCGTACCATGCAGTCCAGCAGCCAGATTGCGCTGCGTTATATTGATAACTACGGTCAGGTGACTACCCGCTACCCGGCTAACCCCAACGGCTCGCCGTCGGGCATTACCGGTTTAACCACGCCGGATGGCCGCGTCACCATCATGATGCCTCACCCGGAGCGAGTGACTCGCGCAGTTACCAACTCCTGGCGCCCCGCTGAGTGGACCGAAGATGGCGCTTGGTTGCGCTTATTCCGTAACGCTCGTGTGTGGTTGGGTTAA
- the mltF gene encoding membrane-bound lytic murein transglycosylase MltF codes for MLTPIYRHIATYSSTYRALAITVLLVMLTPPAWVPPSEHLTHIQAKDFITIHTRNTPTTYYEGRQGPTGFEYELMQRFADHLGVSLNLNASHHPESVLPAVREQGDLGAAALPLLPNTPGIHYTRSIIQMQPLVVYRRGLHGIAAPKDLVGLELGTLSGAGTSQALLALQRDYPQLSWKESHELEVAELLARVENDTLDAAIIFDHQFRLNRLFFPNVERGFFLGEPLSMAWAVPSQRGLGLLEAANQFLQTLQEDGTLAQLVNRYFGHDDYLEYVGTRTFLAHLDERLPTYTGLFKQAALETGFDWKLLAAVGYQESHWDPDAVSPTGVRGLMMLTNPTASEMGVADRTDPAQSIDGGARYLRSIKDRLPESITGDDRLYMAMAAYNVGLGHLYDARKIAETRGGDPDSWQDVRTALPLLQQREWHSQTRHGYARGGEPVIYVRNIRRYYEMIEYVERSRQQFFQLSQTPMDDESLLLFELIPPLN; via the coding sequence ATGCTAACGCCTATTTACCGACACATTGCTACCTATTCAAGCACCTACAGGGCGTTAGCCATCACTGTTTTACTGGTCATGCTGACGCCGCCTGCCTGGGTACCGCCCAGCGAGCATTTAACCCATATACAAGCAAAAGACTTTATTACGATTCATACCCGTAATACGCCAACAACCTATTATGAGGGCCGCCAAGGCCCAACCGGGTTTGAATACGAGCTAATGCAGCGGTTTGCTGACCACCTGGGGGTCAGCTTAAACCTCAACGCCAGCCATCACCCTGAAAGCGTACTCCCCGCCGTGCGCGAGCAAGGCGATTTAGGCGCGGCGGCCTTGCCGTTACTGCCCAACACCCCAGGCATCCACTACACCCGATCCATTATTCAGATGCAGCCGCTGGTCGTCTATCGACGCGGCTTGCACGGGATTGCTGCTCCAAAGGACTTGGTCGGCCTTGAACTTGGCACGTTAAGTGGCGCGGGTACCAGCCAAGCCCTGCTCGCCCTTCAGCGCGACTATCCGCAGCTGAGCTGGAAAGAGTCCCATGAGCTCGAAGTGGCCGAACTGCTGGCACGAGTCGAAAACGACACGCTGGATGCAGCGATCATTTTTGACCATCAGTTCCGGCTTAACCGGCTGTTTTTTCCTAATGTAGAACGGGGTTTTTTCCTGGGCGAGCCTCTCTCCATGGCATGGGCCGTGCCCAGCCAACGTGGCTTAGGGTTACTGGAAGCCGCCAATCAATTTCTCCAAACGCTGCAAGAAGACGGCACGTTAGCGCAACTGGTTAACCGCTATTTTGGCCACGATGATTACCTGGAGTATGTGGGAACGCGCACCTTTTTAGCCCATTTAGACGAACGACTGCCCACCTACACCGGGCTCTTCAAACAGGCAGCGCTTGAAACAGGCTTTGACTGGAAGCTGCTGGCGGCCGTGGGCTACCAAGAGTCTCACTGGGACCCTGATGCCGTATCACCGACCGGCGTGCGCGGCTTAATGATGCTCACTAACCCAACGGCCAGTGAGATGGGCGTCGCTGACCGCACCGACCCAGCGCAGAGCATCGACGGTGGTGCCCGCTACCTGCGCAGCATTAAAGACCGCTTGCCAGAAAGCATTACCGGCGATGACCGGCTCTATATGGCCATGGCGGCCTACAATGTCGGTCTTGGGCATCTTTACGATGCCCGCAAAATCGCAGAAACACGCGGCGGAGACCCCGATAGCTGGCAAGATGTGCGTACCGCCCTGCCGCTTCTCCAGCAGCGCGAATGGCACAGCCAAACCCGACACGGCTATGCCCGAGGCGGCGAACCGGTTATTTATGTGCGCAACATTCGCCGCTACTACGAGATGATTGAGTATGTGGAGCGCAGCCGGCAGCAGTTTTTTCAACTGTCCCAAACGCCTATGGACGATGAGTCCTTGCTACTATTCGAGCTAATACCGCCGCTTAATTGA